Proteins encoded by one window of Lemur catta isolate mLemCat1 chromosome 12, mLemCat1.pri, whole genome shotgun sequence:
- the PLK2 gene encoding serine/threonine-protein kinase PLK2, producing the protein MELLRTITYQPAASTKMCEQALGKSCGGDSKKKRPQQPPEEPQAPQPQAHVQPAAPHHHHHHSHSGPEISRIIVDPTTGKRYCRGKVLGKGGFAKCYEMTDLTNNKVYAAKIIPHSRVAKPHQREKIDKEIELHRILHHKHVVQFYHYFEDKENIYILLEYCSRRSMAHILKARKVLTEPEVRYYLRQIVSGLKYLHEQEILHRDLKLGNFFINEAMELKVGDFGLAARLEPLEHRRRTICGTPNYLSPEVLNKQGHGCESDIWALGCVMYTMLLGRPPFETTNLKETYRCIREARYTMPSSLLAPAKHLIASMLSKNPEDRPSLDDIIRHDFFLQGFTPDRLSSSCCHTVPDFHLSSPAKNFFKKAAAALFGGKKDKARYIDTHNRVSKEDEEIYKLRHDLKKTSITQQPSKHRTDEEFQPPTTTVARSGTPAVENKQQIGDAIRMIVRGTLGSCSSSSECLEDSTMGSVADTVARVLRGCLENMPEADSIPKEQLSTSFQWVTKWVDYSNKYGFGYQLSDHTVGVLFNNGAHMSLLPDKKTVHYYAELGQCSVFPATDAPEQFISQVTVLKYFSHYMEENLMDGGDLPSVTDIRRPRLYLLQWLKSDKALMMLFNDGTFQVNFYHDHTKIIICSQNEEYLLTYINEDRISTTFRLTTLLMSGCSLELKNRMEYALNMLLQRCN; encoded by the exons ATGGAACTCTTGCGGACTATCACCTACCAGCCGGCCGCCAGCACCAAGATGTGCGAGCAGGCGCTGGGCAAGTCGTGCGGGGGGGACTCGAAGAAGAAGCGGCCACAGCAGCCCCCAGAGGAGCCGCAGGCGCCGCAGCCCCAGGCGCATGTACAGCCGGCGGCCCcgcaccaccatcaccaccactcgCACTCGGGACCCGAGATCTCGCGGATTATCGTCGACCCCACCACGGGGAAGCGCTACTGCCGGGGCAAAGTGCTGGGAAAG GGTGGCTTTGCCAAATGTTACGAGATGACAGATTTGACGAATAACAAAGTCTACGCTGCAAAAATTATTCCTCACAGCAGAGTAGCTAAACCTCATCAAAGGGAAAAG attgACAAAGAAATAGAGCTTCACAGAATTCTTCATCATAAGCATGTAGTGCAGTTTTACCACTACTTTGaggacaaagaaaacatttacattCTCTTGGAATACTGCAGTAGAAGG TCAATGGCTCATATCTTGAAGGCAAGAAAGGTGTTGACAGAGCCAGAAGTCCGATACTACCTCAGGCAGATTGTATCTGGACTAAAGTATCTTCATGAACAAGAAATCCTGCACAGAGATCTCAAACTAG ggaatttttttattaatgaagCCATGGAACTAAAAGTTGGGGACTTCGGTTTGGCAGCCAGGCTGGAACCCTTGGAACACAGAAGGAG AACAATATGTGGTACCCCAAATTATCTCTCTCCTGAAGTTCTCAATAAACAAGGACATGGCTGTGAATCAGACATTTGGGCTTTAGGCTGTGTAAT GTATACGATGTTACTAGGAAGGCCCCCATTTGAAACTACAAATTTGAAAGAAACTTACAGGTGCATAAGAGAAGCAAGGTATACAATGCCATCTTCATTGCTGGCACCTGCCAAGCACTTAATAGCTAGCATGTTGTCCAAAAACCCAGAGGATCGTCCCAGTTTGGATGACATCATTCGACATGACTTCTTTTTGCAG GGCTTCACTCCAGACAGACTTTCTTCTAGCTGTTGTCATACCGTTCCAGATTTCCATTTATCAAGCCCAGCTAAGAATTTCTTTAAGAAAGCAGCAGCTGCTCTCTTTGGTGGCAAAAAAGACAAAGCAAGATATATTGACACACATA ATAGAGTATctaaagaagatgaagaaatttaCAAGCTTAGGCATGATCTGAAAAAGACTTCAATAACTCAGCAACCCAGCAAACACAGGACAGATGAG GAGTTCCAGCCACCTACCACTACCGTTGCCAGATCTGGAACACCCGCAGTCGAAAACAAACAGCAGATTGGAGATGCTATTCGAATGATAGTCAGAGGGACTCTTGGCAGCTGCAGCAGTAGCAGCGAAT GCCTCGAAGACAGTACCATGGGAAGTGTTGCAGACACAGTAGCAAGAGTTCTTCGGGGATGTCTAGAAAACATGCCAGAAGCTGACTCCATTCCCAAAGAGCAGCTGAGCACATCGTTTCAGTGGGTCACCAAATGGGTTGATTACTCTAACAAATACGGCTTTGGGTACCAGCTCTCAGACCACACTGTTGGCGTCCTTTTCAACAACGGCGCTCACATGAGCCTCCTTCCAGACAAAAA AACAGTTCACTATTACGCAGAGCTTGGCCAATGCTCTGTTTTCCCAGCAACAGATGCCCCTGAGCAATTTATTAGTCAAGTGACGGTGCTGAAATACTTTTCTCATTACATGGAGGAGAACCTCATGGAT GGTGGAGATCTACCTAGTGTTACTGATATTCGAAGACCTCGGCTCTACCTTCTTCAGTGGCTAAAGTCTGATAAGGCCCTAATGATGCTCTTTAATGATGGCACCTTTCAG